The Bubalus bubalis isolate 160015118507 breed Murrah chromosome 16, NDDB_SH_1, whole genome shotgun sequence genome window below encodes:
- the LOC102403846 gene encoding olfactory receptor 491-like yields MEAGNYTSVTEFILLGLIEDPTLCVIFFVIFLGIYVVTLVGNISIIILIRSCSQLQTPMYLFLSHLAFVDTLFSTSITPMMIIGFLKHRLALPVAGCEAQLCSVITFGTAECFLLAAMAYDRYVAICLPLLYSTHMSPRVCVLLVGASYVGGCVNAWTFTSCLLTLSFCGPNHINDFFCDFSPLLKLSCSEVSTTEIIPSISSGSIIVVTVSVIALSYICILNTILKMRSTEGRHKAFSTCTSHLTAVTLYYGTITFIYVMPKSSYSIDQNKVLSVFYTVLIPMLNPLIYSLRNRDVKEALRKVILRIYS; encoded by the coding sequence ATGGAGGCTGGAAACTACACCAGTGTGACAGAGTTCATTCTTTTGGGATTAATAGAGGATCCTACACTTTGTGTCATCTTCTTTGTAATATTTCTAGGTATCTATGTTGTCACCTTAGTAGGCAATATCAGCATAATTATTCTGATAAGAAGCTGTTCCCAGCTTCAGACTCCCATGTACCTCTTCCTCAGTCACTTGGCTTTTGTAGACACCCTGTTTTCCACATCCATCACACCTATGATGATTATAGGATTCCTGAAACATAGATTGGCCCTCCCAGTTGCTGGCTGTGAAGCCCAGCTTTGTTCTGTGATCACATTTGGAACAGCTGAGTGCTTCCTGCTGGCTGCCATGGCTTATgatcgctatgtggccatctgcttGCCCCTGCTCTATTCCACCCATATGTCCCCCAGAGTCTGTGTCCTCTTGGTAGGGGCTTCCTATGTGGGTGGATGTGTCAATGCTTGGACATTTACTAGTTGTTTATTGACTCTGTCTTTCTGTGGACCAAATCATATAAATGACTTTTTCTGTGACTTCTCCCCTCTGTTGAAACTTTCCTGCTCAGAGGTCTCCACTACTGAAATTATCCCTTCCATCTCTTCTGGCTCCATCATTGTGGTCACAGTGTCTGTCATAGCTCTCTCTTACATCTGCATCCTCAACACCATCCTGAAGATGCGCTCCACTGAAGGGAGACAcaaggccttctccacctgcacCTCTCACCTCACCGCAGTCACTCTCTACTATGGAACGATTACCTTCATTTATGTGATGCCCAAATCCAGCTACTCAATTGACCAGAACAAAGTCCTGTCTGTGTTCTACACAGTGTTGATCCCCATGTTGAACCCCCTCATCTACAGTCTGAGGAACAGAGACGTAAAGGAGGCCCTGAGAAAGGTAATTCTAAGAATATATTCTTAG